In Patagioenas fasciata isolate bPatFas1 chromosome 2, bPatFas1.hap1, whole genome shotgun sequence, a single window of DNA contains:
- the OTULIN gene encoding ubiquitin thioesterase otulin isoform X3, producing the protein MKHEKEVGVPCNELGSANAATDKKEHSALEIRKYYVYRSTGEPEKTDTIKSLATDQDAFGNCELHPPVSSNCSAMESSEDSEEDMYRDAEEIEREKILLCKTNSSENKLSVAPEMDIMEYCRKEWRGDTPVAKRMRKGYEAVAQKFASIRTVRGDNYCALRATLFQALSQATQLPSWLQSEDFTVLPEKLLSKYDWIKEWQLKQKLGRKMGEISDEIKEYLILLRKKWKNISEIKGPVEKQEACDTLFKNEEEEYSLYEALKFLMLNTAIKLYNDDKNGRRVPVFSWLLFARDTSSNPCQLMHNHLNHIGHSGGLEQVEMFLLAYALQYTIQVYRLYKYSTDEFITLYPNDPQEDWPVVTLITEDDRHYNIPVRMCQETVL; encoded by the exons ATGAAGCATGAAAAGGAAGTTGGTGTTCCTTGTAATGAACTTGGTTCAGCAAACGCAGCTACTGACAAGAAAGAGCATTCTGCAttggaaataagaaaatattatgtATACAGAAGTACTGGGGAACCTGAGAAGACAGATACGATTAAGTCACTTGCAACAGATCAGGATGCATTTGGAAACTGTGAACTACATCCACCTGTGTCTAGTAATTGTTCAGCAATGGAGTCATCAGAGGACAG TGAAGAGGACATGTATCGTGATGCAGAAGaaatagagagagagaaaatactgCTTTGTAAGACCAACTCTTCAG aaaataaactaAGTGTTGCACCTGAAATGGACATCATGGAGTACTGCAGAAAAGAATGGAGAGGAGATACACCAGTAGCAAAAAGGATGAGAAAG GGATATGAAGCAGTTGCTCAGAAGTTTGCGTCTATAAGGACGGTACGAGGTGATAACTATTGTGCTCTCAGAGCAACCCTGTTCCAGGCCCTGAGCCAAGCTACCCAGTTACCAAGCTGGCTGCAGAGTGAGGATTTTACAGTG CTTCCTGAAAAGTTGCTGAGCAAATATGACTGGATCAAAGAGTGGCAGCTAAAACAGAAACTGGGCAGGAAGATGGGAGAAATAAGTGATGAAATTAAAGAATATTTAATACTTCTAAGGAAAAAG tgGAAGAATATAAGTGAGATCAAGGGTCCTGTTGAGAAACAAGAAGCTTGTGATACATTGTTCAAAAATGAAGAAGAGGAGTATAGTCTCTATGAAGCACTGAAATTTTTGATGCTTAACACTGCCATCAAATTATACAATGATGATAAAAATGGAAGGAGAGTTCCTGTCTTCTCATGGTTACTCTTTGCACGGGATACATCTAGCAACCCTTGTCAGTTAATGCATAATCATTTGAATCACATCGGTCACAGTGGAGGCCTTGAACAA gTGGAAATGTTTCTCCTTGCTTATGCTCTGCAGTATACCATCCAAGTGTATCGACTGTATAAATATAGTACTGATGAATTCATCACACTTTATCCCAATGACCCGCAGGAGGACTGGCCTGTGGTGACTCTCATAACTGAAGATGACAGACATTATAATATTCCAGTCCGAATGTGCCAAGAGACTGTGCTGTAA